In Juglans microcarpa x Juglans regia isolate MS1-56 chromosome 4S, Jm3101_v1.0, whole genome shotgun sequence, a single window of DNA contains:
- the LOC121262469 gene encoding 3-dehydroquinate synthase, chloroplastic-like: protein MAATTNPFSVSVSSKPTGGSAFPKPNDSADFFLRVQNPLNTVSLRSSFVSPGSTELSLSRGGGSVTSAKRGARSARIRASLAEVMDQSVAKKDPIAPTTVDVDLGDRSYPIYIGSGLLDQPHLLQRHVHGKRVLVVTNDTVAPLYLNKVVEALTKGNPNVSVESVILPDGEKYKQMDTLMKIFDKAIESRLDRRCTFIALGGGVIGDMCGFAAASFLRGVNFIQIPTTVMAQVDSSVGGKTGINHRLGKNLIGAFYQPQCVLIDTDTLNTLPDRELASGLAEVIKYGLIMDAEFFEWQEKNMQALMARDPSALTYAIKRSCENKAEVVSLDEKESGLRATLNLGHTFGHAIETGFGYGQWLHGEAVAAGTVMAVDMSYRLGWIDDSIVKRARDILQQAKLPTTPPNTMTVEMFKSVMAVDKKVADGLLRLILLKGPLGNCVFTGDYDRKALDETLRAFCKS, encoded by the exons ATGGCAGCAACCACGAATCCGTTCTCTGTTTCCGTCTCATCCAAACCAACCGGGGGCTCCGCTTTCCCTAAACCCAACGACTCGGCCGACTTCTTCCTTCGCGTTCAGAACCCTCTTAACACGGTCTCCCTCCGGTCTTCGTTTGTTTCTCCGGGTTCGACCGAGTTGAGTTTGAGCCGGGGAGGGGGTTCGGTGACGAGTGCGAAACGAGGAGCGAGGTCGGCGAGGATACGCGCTAGTTTGGCTGAGGTTATGGACCAATCAGTGGCTAAGAAAGATCCTATAGCTCCAACAACTGTGGACGTCGATTTGGGCGACCGCAGCTACCCGATTTACATCGGATCGGGACTTCTTGATCAACCTCACCTTCTGCAGAG GCATGTTCATGGGAAGAGAGTTCTTGTGGTCACTAACGACACAGTAGCACCCCTCTACCTGAATAAGGTTGTTGAAGCTTTAACTAAGGGAAACCCAAATGTATCAGTTGAGAGTGTTATTTTACCAGATGGCGAAAAATACAAGCAGATG GATACTCTTATGAAAATCTTTGACAAGGCCATTGAGTCACGATTGGACCGACGTTGTACATTTATTGCCCTTGGAGGTGGCGTGATTGGTGACATGTGTGGCTTTGCTGCTGCGTCCTTTCTCCGTGGTGTTAATTTCATTCAGATTCCTACAACAGTGATGGCTCAG gtgGATTCCTCTGTTGGTGGCAAAACTGGGATAAACCATCGCCTTGGGAAGAACTTGATTGGAGCCTTTTACCAACCTCAATGTGTACTTATAGACACAGACACATTGAACACGTTGCCTGATAGGGAACTGGCATCGGGGCTTGCTGAGGTTATAAAATATGGGCTTATCATGGATGCTGAATTTTTTGAGTGGCAGGAGAAGAATATGCAGGCAttaatggctag GGATCCCAGTGCACTGACTTATGCTATAAAACGGTCATGTGAAAACAAGGCCGAGGTCGTGTCCCTAGATGAGAAGGAAAGTGGACTGAGGGCAACACTGAACTTGGGACATACATTTGGCCAT GCAATAGAAACTGGGTTTGGCTATGGACAGTGGCTCCATGGAGAAGCTGTTGCTGCTGGCACG GTCATGGCTGTTGACATGTCATATCGTCTTGGTTGGATTGATGATTCTATTGTGAAGCGAGCCCGCGACATTCTACAGCAGGCTAAGTTGCCTACTACTCCTCCCAACACCATGACTGTGGAAATGTTCAAGTCTGTTATGGCG GTTGATAAGAAGGTAGCTGATGGGCTACTGAGGCTGATACTTTTAAAAGGTCCTCTAGGCAATTGTGTTTTTACCGGTGATTATGATAGAAAGGCCCTGGATGAAACACTCCGTGCATTTTGTAAGTCCTGA